One Bacteroidota bacterium genomic region harbors:
- a CDS encoding zinc-dependent peptidase encodes MIEGIFFFIGIGFVVSFLGYIAFFILSLAFDGFRGMIDSYLLRFGGAIDGNLKSKYEIWFAGKFSYYDRLPEDMKIKFLIRVRRFVRSKEYIGRENLEVTDEMKIMIAASAIQLTLGLEKYTLDHFEKILIYPEKFLSTVTGEYHIGEANTKGILVISWTDFKKGYAFKDDTYNVGLHEMAHALDLEKRLGDDADEFFTMYYPTWNYFAKEEFEKMQDENHSSFLRSYASTNQQEFFAVCVEHFFEASKSFRENLPQLYSHLCILLNQDPLQPDFKIRSIRKEKAIWTEEELTLQKPELQFRSFPFSNPEQLVKHGFFLLIGILFLIQLNDILIEVLAAILILVYISLRLWMVASVVSLYKDVLVIKKIFRKKVFQYPIEKILKLNIAKGDYSSGELQLILAKEGRIVRYEHGFQTSPEEEQKLLTSLKKFREELIQKS; translated from the coding sequence ATGATTGAGGGCATTTTTTTCTTTATTGGTATCGGGTTCGTAGTCTCCTTTCTGGGGTACATCGCTTTTTTCATTTTGAGTCTTGCATTTGATGGATTCAGAGGAATGATTGATTCATATCTTCTTCGTTTCGGAGGAGCTATTGATGGGAATCTGAAAAGCAAATATGAAATCTGGTTTGCCGGGAAGTTTAGTTATTATGACCGCTTGCCGGAGGATATGAAAATAAAATTTCTGATTCGTGTCCGGAGATTTGTACGATCAAAGGAATATATTGGAAGGGAGAATCTGGAAGTAACGGATGAAATGAAGATCATGATTGCAGCATCCGCGATACAGCTGACGCTTGGACTCGAGAAATACACGCTTGATCATTTTGAAAAAATCCTCATCTATCCCGAAAAATTTCTGAGCACTGTCACAGGGGAATACCATATCGGAGAAGCGAATACAAAAGGAATTCTTGTGATCTCCTGGACCGATTTCAAAAAAGGATACGCGTTCAAGGATGATACGTATAATGTAGGACTGCATGAAATGGCACATGCGTTGGACCTCGAGAAGCGTTTGGGTGATGATGCTGATGAATTTTTTACCATGTATTATCCTACATGGAATTATTTTGCGAAAGAAGAATTTGAAAAAATGCAGGATGAAAATCATTCGTCCTTTTTAAGATCTTATGCCTCCACGAATCAGCAGGAGTTTTTCGCGGTTTGTGTTGAACATTTCTTTGAAGCATCAAAATCCTTTCGGGAAAATCTTCCTCAATTGTATAGTCATCTTTGCATTCTACTAAATCAGGATCCACTTCAGCCTGATTTCAAAATACGAAGCATCAGGAAGGAAAAAGCTATTTGGACTGAGGAGGAACTTACCCTCCAAAAACCCGAATTGCAATTTCGTTCATTTCCATTTTCAAACCCGGAACAATTAGTAAAGCATGGATTCTTCCTTTTGATTGGTATTTTATTTTTGATTCAACTAAACGATATTTTAATTGAGGTATTGGCTGCCATTTTGATATTGGTCTATATCAGCTTGCGTTTGTGGATGGTTGCCAGTGTTGTTTCACTTTACAAGGATGTTCTGGTGATAAAAAAGATCTTTCGCAAAAAGGTCTTTCAATATCCAATAGAAAAGATCCTGAAATTAAATATTGCAAAAGGTGATTACTCATCCGGCGAGTTACAGTTGATACTGGCAAAGGAAGGAAGGATTGTTCGTTACGAACACGGTTTCCAGACCAGTCCGGAGGAGGAGCAGAAACTCCTGACTTCATTGAAAAAATTCCGTGAAGAATTGATTCAAAAATCCTAG
- a CDS encoding DUF885 domain-containing protein → MKYTLHAFALILIVLAGCGQQQKATSEKTDQSASLKSVFHNYQEDRMRLSPLEATFQGDNRYNNLLPIDISLAYRDSFRVFFKSYLDSLAKFSADDLNESDRYSYEILKYELETSLKGLEFKDYLMPINQFTSLTLTFGQMGTGQGSQPFKTVQDYDNWLSRVDRFAIWCDTAIQNMREGMREGIVQNKTLMERVLPQLKDMLVTDVKKSIFYMPVTNMPAEFSASDKSRIDSAYQLAITNKIISSYKKLYDFIKDEYISKCQDKAGIGNIPGGKEQYSFLAHLWTTTDLSPDSIFALGQSEVKRLRAEMEKVKEQTGYKGDLRSFFTYLNKDKKFFPFTTAQQVLDSFGNIHEHMKPQLSKLFNKVPRTKFEIRETEKFREASASAEYIQGTPDGARPGIFYTPIPNPKKFNSFGMEDLFLHEAIPGHHYQTSLAQENDSLPVFRRFLNYGAYVEGWALYTESLGKELGLYEDSYQYFASLSEEMHRAIRLVVDVGMHLKGWTREQAIEFSLENEGESEEAITSEIERYMAYPGQALCYKIGQLKIRELRHKAEQELGDEFNIAGFHDAVLDGGSLPLSILEQKINHWIESQKKNS, encoded by the coding sequence ATGAAATATACTTTACATGCGTTCGCTTTGATACTGATTGTACTTGCTGGCTGTGGTCAGCAACAAAAAGCAACTTCTGAGAAGACTGATCAAAGTGCCTCTCTCAAATCTGTTTTTCATAATTACCAGGAAGACCGGATGCGTCTGAGCCCGCTGGAAGCGACATTTCAGGGAGACAATCGCTACAACAACCTGCTTCCGATTGATATCAGTCTGGCATACCGTGATTCCTTCCGGGTATTTTTCAAATCATATCTCGACAGCCTTGCGAAATTTTCAGCGGATGATTTGAATGAATCGGATCGTTATAGCTATGAGATTCTGAAATACGAATTGGAGACGAGTCTGAAAGGTCTCGAGTTCAAAGATTATCTGATGCCGATTAATCAGTTCACCTCTTTAACACTGACTTTTGGTCAAATGGGAACAGGCCAGGGTTCTCAACCGTTCAAGACTGTACAGGATTATGACAATTGGTTGTCTCGTGTCGACAGATTCGCCATCTGGTGTGATACCGCGATCCAGAATATGCGTGAAGGAATGCGCGAAGGAATTGTGCAGAATAAAACCCTGATGGAGCGTGTACTTCCGCAATTGAAAGACATGTTGGTGACGGATGTGAAGAAAAGTATTTTCTATATGCCTGTGACAAATATGCCAGCGGAATTTTCTGCATCGGATAAATCACGAATTGATTCCGCATATCAGCTCGCCATCACCAATAAGATTATTTCTTCTTATAAAAAACTATATGATTTTATCAAAGACGAATACATCTCCAAATGCCAGGATAAAGCAGGAATAGGAAATATACCTGGAGGAAAGGAACAGTATAGTTTCCTTGCTCATTTGTGGACCACAACGGATCTCTCGCCGGATTCTATTTTTGCATTGGGTCAGTCGGAAGTGAAAAGATTGCGTGCGGAAATGGAAAAAGTGAAAGAGCAAACAGGTTACAAAGGTGATCTGCGTTCATTTTTTACATATCTGAATAAGGATAAAAAGTTTTTCCCGTTTACCACTGCACAGCAGGTGCTGGATTCTTTTGGAAATATTCATGAACACATGAAACCTCAGCTGAGCAAGTTGTTCAACAAAGTTCCGCGTACAAAATTTGAAATTCGTGAGACTGAAAAGTTCCGGGAAGCCAGCGCAAGCGCGGAATACATCCAGGGAACTCCGGATGGAGCACGTCCGGGAATTTTTTACACACCGATTCCAAATCCTAAAAAATTTAATTCATTCGGCATGGAAGATTTGTTTTTACACGAAGCCATTCCGGGTCATCACTATCAGACTTCACTTGCGCAGGAAAACGATTCACTTCCTGTCTTTCGCCGATTCCTCAACTACGGTGCTTATGTAGAGGGTTGGGCTTTGTATACGGAATCATTGGGAAAAGAACTCGGCTTGTACGAGGATTCGTATCAATACTTCGCGTCCTTGAGTGAAGAGATGCACCGCGCGATCCGTCTTGTTGTGGATGTAGGCATGCATCTCAAAGGCTGGACACGTGAGCAGGCGATTGAATTTTCACTGGAGAATGAAGGTGAGAGTGAAGAGGCGATCACCAGTGAAATCGAAAGATACATGGCTTATCCCGGACAGGCGCTTTGTTATAAAATCGGACAATTAAAAATCCGTGAGCTGCGTCATAAAGCAGAACAAGAGTTAGGAGATGAATTCAACATCGCCGGTTTTCATGACGCGGTACTTGATGGAGGCAGTTTGCCTTTATCCATCCTTGAACAAAAAATCAACCACTGGATTGAATCGCAGAAAAAAAATTCTTAA
- a CDS encoding aldehyde dehydrogenase, whose product MQKIQNYINGALHAPLSGQYLDNYNPSTGEVYSLIPDSDERDVALATEAAEAAFPEWSSMPKEKRSRLLMKLSDMILKNLDRFALAESVDQGKPLWLSKSVDIPRAVSNFHFYATAALHAHTETHAMEDTALNYTLRTPVGVAGCISPWNLPLYLFTWKIAPALAAGCTVVAKPSEITPMTAFLLSELCIEIGFPKGVLNIVHGLGPKVGMAIVSHPKIPAVSFTGGTKTGEIIARTAAPMFKKLSLELGGKNPNIIFADADFEKAVHTSVRSSFSNQGEICLCGSRIFVERPIYEKFKNAFVEETKKLKVGDPLKEENWIGAIASKAHKEKILYYIKLAQEEGGKIICGGNEIHPDGACKNGYYIEPTVIEGLAYDCRTNQEEIFGPVVTLTPFDTEEEVLKYANSTTYGLAATLWTQNLSRTHRMSAKIQSGIIWVNCWLLRDLRTPFGGMKGSGVGREGGFEALNFFTEERNVCIRL is encoded by the coding sequence ATGCAAAAAATTCAGAATTACATCAACGGCGCGCTGCATGCTCCATTGTCAGGACAATATCTCGACAATTACAATCCTTCTACAGGTGAAGTCTATAGTCTCATTCCTGATTCCGATGAAAGAGATGTAGCTTTGGCAACTGAAGCGGCAGAAGCGGCTTTCCCGGAATGGTCTTCCATGCCAAAAGAAAAACGTTCCCGTTTGCTGATGAAGCTGAGCGACATGATTCTTAAAAATCTGGATCGATTTGCATTGGCGGAATCTGTTGACCAGGGTAAACCACTTTGGCTTTCTAAATCAGTTGATATTCCCAGAGCCGTATCGAATTTTCATTTCTATGCTACCGCTGCTTTGCATGCGCATACAGAAACGCATGCAATGGAAGATACAGCTCTGAATTATACCTTACGCACACCGGTTGGAGTCGCGGGTTGTATTTCACCCTGGAATCTTCCACTCTACTTGTTTACCTGGAAGATTGCTCCTGCTCTCGCTGCCGGTTGCACCGTTGTCGCCAAGCCGAGTGAAATCACTCCGATGACCGCATTCCTGCTGAGTGAATTGTGTATCGAAATTGGTTTTCCAAAAGGTGTATTGAATATCGTACACGGACTCGGACCAAAAGTTGGAATGGCCATTGTTTCTCATCCTAAAATCCCTGCAGTAAGTTTTACAGGCGGAACAAAAACCGGAGAAATTATCGCGCGTACCGCGGCTCCGATGTTTAAAAAACTTTCTCTTGAATTAGGAGGAAAGAATCCAAACATCATTTTCGCTGACGCTGATTTTGAAAAAGCTGTTCACACATCCGTTCGTTCTTCTTTTTCCAATCAGGGTGAAATTTGTCTTTGTGGTAGCCGGATTTTTGTGGAACGTCCCATCTATGAAAAATTCAAAAACGCTTTTGTTGAAGAAACAAAAAAACTGAAAGTCGGTGATCCGCTGAAAGAAGAAAACTGGATCGGAGCCATCGCGTCAAAAGCGCATAAGGAGAAAATTCTGTATTACATCAAACTGGCACAGGAAGAAGGTGGAAAAATTATTTGCGGTGGAAATGAAATCCATCCTGATGGTGCCTGCAAAAACGGATACTATATTGAACCTACCGTCATCGAAGGTCTCGCCTACGATTGCCGTACCAACCAGGAAGAAATTTTCGGTCCGGTTGTCACGCTTACTCCATTTGATACGGAAGAAGAAGTATTAAAGTACGCGAACAGCACTACCTATGGATTAGCCGCAACACTGTGGACACAAAATCTGAGTCGCACTCACCGCATGAGCGCGAAAATTCAAAGTGGAATTATCTGGGTCAATTGCTGGTTGCTGCGCGATCTGCGTACACCGTTTGGAGGAATGAAAGGTTCCGGTGTTGGACGTGAAGGAGGATTTGAGGCTTTGAATTTCTTTACGGAGGAACGGAATGTTTGTATTCGGTTGTAG
- a CDS encoding DUF4258 domain-containing protein has product MTEKKSIRAKQGPITLIVLAILLVLYFIFGRNNANTRIDKREKAFRHNEIKLTTHARCRMDCRNIAETEVKDILENGSINYRKSDLKDKPCPTYALEGITKDNQRVRVVVGDCNNEAVIITVIDLDHEFECHCE; this is encoded by the coding sequence GTGACTGAAAAAAAATCCATACGAGCAAAACAAGGACCGATTACATTGATTGTACTGGCCATCTTGTTGGTATTGTATTTCATTTTTGGAAGAAACAATGCGAATACACGAATTGACAAAAGGGAAAAAGCCTTTCGTCACAATGAAATTAAACTGACAACACACGCGCGTTGCCGCATGGATTGTCGCAACATCGCCGAAACAGAAGTGAAAGACATTCTGGAAAATGGTTCGATCAATTACAGAAAAAGTGATCTGAAAGATAAACCTTGTCCGACTTATGCATTGGAGGGAATTACCAAAGACAATCAAAGAGTCCGTGTGGTTGTTGGAGATTGTAATAATGAAGCGGTAATCATTACCGTGATCGATCTGGATCACGAGTTCGAATGCCATTGTGAATAA